A single window of Nakaseomyces glabratus chromosome G, complete sequence DNA harbors:
- the IES4 gene encoding Ies4p (CAGL0G09537g~Putative adhesin-like protein), producing MSNESTIEPDTPPADDRMKSRDTADKDGGETHNGKKDYGKVKHWVEVEQGIPVKSFTSYTLNLSGWVREDQKKEVKDERKDTSDK from the coding sequence ATGAGCAATGAATCAACTATTGAACCGGACACGCCTCCTGCTGATGACAGAATGAAATCGCGAGACACTGCAGACAAAGATGGTGGTGAAACACATAATGGCAAGAAGGATTATGGCAAAGTAAAGCACTGGGTAGAAGTTGAGCAAGGCATCCCTGTGAAATCCTTCACTTCGTACACACTCAACCTGTCGGGATGGGTACGGGAGgatcaaaagaaagaggtCAAGGATGAAAGAAAGGATACAAGTGATAAATGA
- the SPR1 gene encoding glucan 1,3-beta-glucosidase (CAGL0G09515g~Ortholog(s) have glucan exo-1,3-beta-glucosidase activity, role in ascospore formation and ascospore wall, fungal-type vacuole, prospore membrane localization), with protein sequence MLSIICFFITLAFAAPLQKRLFNYDENIIRGVNIGGWLVLEPYITPSLFEQFRTNPYNDDGIPVDEYHFCQQLGYDAAQQQLINHWSNFYQESDFQDIANKGFNLVRIPVGYWAFKTMQGDPYVTGVQEQYLDNAIEWASKYGLKVWVDLHGAAGSQNGFDNSGQRDALNFPNDDYNVQVTTDVINYLLNKYSQDEYLETVIGVELINEPLGPAIDMNKLKFNYYKPAYDYLRDTVQKPQNIIMHDAFQPYNYWDDFLTLDQGAWGVTVDHHHYQVFSGGELQRDINAHVSVACGWGSGVLNEAHWTVAGEWSAALTDCTKWLNGVGIGARYDGSFWKNGVGSSYIGSCANNEDINSWTEDRKQNTRRYIEAQLDAFELRGGWIFWCYKTETSIEWDASRLIEYGLFPQPMESRWYPNQCGFS encoded by the coding sequence ATGCTCAGCATAATCTGTTTCTTTATTACGCTCGCTTTCGCCGCTCCTTTACAGAAAAGGTTGTTCAATTACgatgaaaatatcattcgtggtgtCAACATCGGTGGTTGGTTAGTGTTGGAGCCATACATCACACCTTCCCTGTTTGAACAGTTCAGAACCAACCCTTACAACGACGACGGTATACCGGTCGATGAGTACCACTTCTGTCAGCAATTGGGCTACGACGCCGCCCAACAACAGCTGATCAACCACTGGTCTAACTTCTACCAGGAGTCTGACTTCCAGGACATCGCCAACAAAGGTTTTAACTTGGTCAGAATCCCCGTGGGCTACTGGGCTTTCAAGACTATGCAAGGTGACCCATACGTCACTGGCGTACAGGAACAATACTTGGATAACGCTATTGAATGGGCTTCCAAATACGGATTGAAAGTCTGGGTTGATCTACACGGTGCCGCTGGTTCTCAAAATGGGTTTGACAACTCTGGGCAAAGAGATGCTTTGAACTTCCCAAACGATGACTACAACGTCCAAGTCACCACAGATGTGATCAATTACTTATTGAACAAGTACTCCCAGGATGAATACTTGGAGACCGTGATCGGTGTTGAATTGATCAACGAACCATTGGGTCCAGCCATTGACATGAACAAATTGAAGTTCAACTACTACAAACCAGCTTATGACTACTTGAGAGATACTGTGCAGAAGCcacaaaatattatcatgCACGATGCATTCCAACCATACAACTACTGGGATGACTTCTTGACCTTGGACCAAGGCGCTTGGGGTGTCACCGTtgaccaccaccattaccaAGTTTTCTCCGGCGGTGAGTTGCAACGTGACATTAATGCCCATGTCAGTGTCGCATGTGGATGGGGTTCTGGTGTTCTGAACGAAGCCCACTGGACCGTTGCTGGTGAATGGAGTGCCGCTTTAACCGATTGTACCAAATGGCTAAACGGTGTCGGTATCGGCGCTAGATACGACGGATCCTTCTGGAAAAATGGCGTGGGCTCTTCTTACATAGGTTCATGTGCAAATAACGAAGATATCAACAGCTGGACTGAGGatagaaaacaaaacaCAAGAAGATACATCGAAGCTCAATTGGATGCTTTTGAATTAAGAGGTGGCTGGATCTTCTGGTGTTACAAGACTGAAACTAGTATTGAATGGGATGCTTCAAGACTTATTGAGTACGGTTTGTTCCCTCAACCAATGGAAAGCAGATGGTACCCAAACCAATGTGGCTTCAGTTAA